The Grimontia kaedaensis genome has a window encoding:
- a CDS encoding calcium-binding protein encodes MANIIEGTEDNDILRGTNDADFIYGRGGDDFIQGDGDVDFIYGGDGNDTVIGGAGTDEVHGDAGNDWVRGGLANDQLYGDSGDDRVEGFDGEDTLYGGEGNDSLFGGKGKDQVFGGEGDDKASGNEGDDYVTGGKGNDILFGDEGNDLLEGNEDNDVIWGGDGNDRLFGGSEDGDSNGLVNPDIPEIAPDFQKSAVGSSSTFTNTSGDVISMSSSDNAGLNGINGHHYQTVTGVFEGYYMGTNPGTWTDSHTHVLSEEVAGVRIIVGYMTYQEQVWFKLDGVEISLAEGIEAGIVTINNRSGDNDDFINSDGHLQSTQVDVTDYTTVDIAIPFTTIEVLSSGNAGGLSYELYVDVNPVTPTVTMTDGNDSIYGEAGDDFIDGGSGDDYLDGGADNDTVAGGEGDDTILGREGVDNLSGGNGNDTVYAGANDDVVSGGTGEDELFGDTGDDLISGDQGNDVIYGGAGDDFIDGGAGDDLLKGGADKDTIEGGSGDDFIIGELGDDHLFGEGGADRLHGEDGNDVIYAGAGNDVINAGEGNDRAFGGDGDDRMIGRWGNDTLKGDGGNDLIRGEWGQDRLFGGTGNDELHGGGDYDVIRGEEGDDLIVGGQGNDYLWGGEGSDIFYFDTSANGGSDNIFDFQKGVDVIEIHGSYSTGMSDITYWAHDATTTAIHFDNSNSAIVLHNFSIDQFGSDIFDFV; translated from the coding sequence ATGGCAAACATTATCGAAGGTACAGAAGACAACGATATTCTACGTGGAACAAACGACGCAGACTTTATATATGGCCGCGGTGGAGACGACTTCATCCAAGGGGACGGTGATGTCGATTTTATTTATGGCGGTGATGGCAATGACACTGTGATTGGTGGAGCTGGAACAGATGAAGTTCATGGCGACGCTGGTAATGATTGGGTTCGAGGTGGTTTGGCGAATGACCAACTTTATGGTGACTCTGGAGATGACCGTGTAGAAGGTTTCGATGGTGAAGATACCCTCTACGGTGGCGAAGGGAACGATTCACTTTTCGGTGGTAAAGGAAAGGACCAAGTTTTCGGTGGCGAAGGTGATGACAAAGCGTCTGGTAATGAAGGTGATGATTATGTCACCGGCGGCAAGGGTAACGATATACTGTTTGGTGATGAAGGTAATGACCTTCTCGAAGGTAACGAAGACAACGATGTGATTTGGGGTGGTGATGGAAATGACCGCCTATTCGGTGGCAGTGAAGATGGCGACTCTAACGGCTTGGTAAATCCAGATATCCCAGAGATTGCGCCTGATTTTCAGAAATCCGCTGTTGGTTCTTCAAGTACTTTCACCAACACTTCCGGCGACGTCATCTCTATGTCTTCGTCAGACAACGCTGGCTTAAATGGTATCAATGGACACCACTATCAAACGGTCACCGGCGTTTTTGAGGGCTACTACATGGGCACAAACCCGGGCACTTGGACCGACAGCCATACGCATGTGCTCTCTGAAGAAGTTGCCGGCGTAAGAATCATCGTGGGCTATATGACTTATCAAGAGCAAGTCTGGTTTAAGCTTGATGGCGTGGAAATTAGTCTGGCAGAAGGTATCGAAGCGGGCATCGTTACTATCAATAACCGTAGTGGCGACAACGACGACTTTATTAACTCTGATGGTCATTTACAGTCAACTCAAGTTGACGTCACGGATTACACCACTGTCGATATTGCTATCCCATTCACCACTATTGAAGTTCTGTCTTCAGGAAATGCTGGAGGGCTAAGTTACGAGCTCTATGTTGATGTAAATCCAGTGACACCAACAGTGACGATGACAGATGGCAATGATTCTATCTATGGCGAAGCTGGAGACGATTTCATCGACGGTGGTTCAGGCGATGATTACCTGGATGGCGGTGCAGACAACGATACCGTTGCGGGTGGCGAGGGTGATGACACTATTCTTGGTCGCGAAGGCGTAGATAATCTTTCTGGCGGTAACGGAAATGACACTGTGTATGCTGGTGCAAATGATGACGTTGTCTCGGGTGGTACTGGTGAAGATGAGCTTTTCGGTGATACCGGTGACGATCTGATTTCAGGTGATCAAGGCAATGATGTTATCTACGGTGGTGCCGGTGATGACTTCATTGATGGTGGCGCCGGAGATGATCTGCTAAAAGGTGGTGCAGATAAAGATACTATCGAAGGCGGTTCAGGTGATGACTTCATCATCGGTGAGCTTGGCGATGATCACCTGTTTGGTGAGGGTGGTGCGGATAGGCTTCACGGTGAAGATGGAAATGATGTTATCTACGCTGGCGCCGGGAATGATGTCATTAACGCTGGTGAAGGCAACGACAGAGCGTTTGGTGGTGATGGTGATGATCGCATGATTGGTCGTTGGGGTAATGACACCCTGAAAGGCGATGGCGGGAATGATCTTATTCGTGGTGAGTGGGGTCAAGACCGTCTCTTTGGTGGCACTGGTAACGATGAACTTCATGGTGGTGGTGATTATGACGTCATTCGCGGTGAAGAGGGCGATGACCTCATTGTTGGCGGACAAGGTAACGACTATTTGTGGGGTGGTGAAGGGAGTGACATTTTTTACTTTGACACATCAGCAAATGGTGGAAGCGACAATATTTTTGACTTCCAAAAGGGTGTTGATGTCATAGAGATTCATGGCTCTTACTCTACGGGAATGTCAGATATTACGTATTGGGCTCACGATGCAACAACGACTGCGATTCATTTTGATAATTCGAATTCAGCTATTGTCCTGCACAACTTTTCAATTGATCAATTTGGTTCGGACATTTTCGACTTCGTATAA
- a CDS encoding DUF2127 domain-containing protein has protein sequence MNHQAIERHQPKGLRAIAILEAGKGLLALIVGLALHELGGAEIQALCEQMLRHLRLNPAGEIPSVIHKALASVDDRNLTLFALGTVLYASVRFVEAYGLWRAFGWTEWFALASGAIYLPFEVYEVITTGKTMAYLALGMNLVVIGYMAKVIQGRYRQRKGN, from the coding sequence GTGAATCATCAAGCAATAGAAAGACACCAACCCAAAGGGTTGAGAGCCATTGCCATTTTGGAGGCAGGTAAGGGTTTGTTGGCCTTGATTGTGGGCTTGGCTTTGCATGAATTGGGTGGTGCTGAAATCCAAGCGCTCTGCGAACAGATGCTGCGCCATTTGCGGCTTAATCCCGCTGGAGAAATTCCAAGTGTGATTCATAAAGCGTTGGCAAGTGTTGATGACAGGAACCTGACCCTATTCGCCTTGGGAACGGTGCTATATGCCAGTGTCCGTTTTGTCGAAGCCTATGGACTGTGGCGAGCCTTCGGTTGGACAGAGTGGTTTGCTTTGGCAAGTGGGGCGATATATTTGCCTTTCGAAGTATATGAAGTGATCACTACAGGCAAAACCATGGCATATCTAGCGTTGGGTATGAACCTGGTTGTGATTGGCTATATGGCAAAGGTTATTCAAGGGCGTTACCGGCAAAGGAAGGGTAATTGA
- a CDS encoding DUF4870 family protein codes for MTTDTKPSKFKSSAMIAYMLLLSGLLTFGVFSIAGAAFAYFKRKEALEAGEDMYVDHFRWIIRTFWIAVPLALMNLLLIPLGIGMLTAGVTYLWVFYRGMYGAKVLTDLKSPYSNRQAQTA; via the coding sequence ATGACAACAGATACAAAGCCTTCAAAGTTCAAATCTTCTGCCATGATCGCTTACATGCTGCTGCTTAGTGGTCTGCTGACCTTTGGTGTTTTCAGCATCGCGGGTGCTGCATTTGCTTACTTTAAGCGCAAAGAAGCTCTGGAAGCCGGGGAAGACATGTATGTCGACCATTTCCGCTGGATTATTCGCACCTTTTGGATTGCTGTGCCTCTGGCGTTGATGAACCTGCTGTTGATCCCATTGGGTATTGGTATGCTGACAGCGGGTGTCACTTACCTTTGGGTTTTCTATCGCGGTATGTATGGTGCGAAAGTCCTGACAGACTTAAAAAGCCCTTACAGCAACCGACAGGCGCAGACTGCCTAA
- a CDS encoding helix-turn-helix domain-containing protein, translated as MKWCYDNEYSGTATGIDSLRVAIMMTFVLRHFTHEGFAPLAVRLKGTDIDINAASEWFGCEVKTGCAMTEVWFDNKLLLLEHAVPRDHNKATLISLFDLDELVNMPQRDDPTKALYEVVNFTRHYGMPSLETVASTLGLSTQQLQRRLHRLGFSFSSMRGYVLNNIAARYMLKGYAPDEVALLLGYSNPQSFTKAFQRVRGCAPKEYMRRIEH; from the coding sequence TTGAAGTGGTGCTACGACAACGAATACTCAGGGACGGCCACAGGTATCGATTCACTGCGCGTCGCCATTATGATGACTTTCGTTCTTCGCCATTTTACCCATGAAGGTTTTGCGCCGTTGGCTGTCAGACTCAAAGGAACGGATATCGATATCAACGCTGCAAGCGAATGGTTTGGATGTGAAGTGAAAACAGGTTGTGCCATGACGGAAGTCTGGTTCGATAACAAATTGCTACTTTTGGAACATGCCGTGCCGCGCGACCATAACAAAGCAACACTGATTTCTTTGTTTGATTTGGATGAACTGGTCAATATGCCGCAACGCGATGACCCCACCAAAGCGCTGTATGAAGTGGTGAACTTTACCCGTCATTACGGCATGCCCTCTTTGGAAACGGTCGCATCAACACTGGGGCTTTCCACGCAGCAATTGCAGCGGCGATTACATCGATTGGGTTTCAGTTTCTCGTCTATGCGGGGCTATGTGCTGAATAACATTGCGGCGAGGTACATGTTAAAGGGCTATGCCCCGGATGAGGTTGCCCTTCTACTTGGCTACAGCAACCCACAAAGCTTCACCAAAGCCTTCCAACGCGTCCGTGGGTGTGCGCCGAAAGAGTACATGCGACGTATAGAACACTGA
- a CDS encoding diguanylate cyclase domain-containing protein — MCVEPNWLPFEYINQDGEYVGVLADYARLISNKLGIPFHLYPTDTYSKSLAEVKAGHCDIIVAEVATDEKRQDFLFTIPYFTSHRALATNMDTPFVDDLNNLAQETIGVLRDSPASEIMPKLYPHLDFRAFDSTEEGLKKVESKEVYGFISVLGSLVYIIQEHNIINVKIGGVLPSNAKLSILVNRDHPQLVELFNFAINEITPLDRKEIFERWFPVKYETGFEWGLFWWVVSAILVCSIFTVGMFYHWNLRLKREIKRRRSAEKKATKLAMSDPLTKLANRIRFNDDLKMALELAQVQERHITLAILDLDDFKPVNDEYGHPIGDECLKIVADRLLKQCRNQDTVARLGGDEFAIIYSGPVSREYLPVMAERLIESVGQPIFVDGIEIQVGLSIGYAFYPEHSDSCDSLIRHADEALYVAKNMGKNKFRIYEPDAKKKSRVAVSVEKTSMTTTS; from the coding sequence ATGTGTGTTGAGCCTAACTGGTTACCCTTCGAATACATCAATCAAGATGGTGAATATGTGGGTGTGCTGGCGGACTACGCAAGACTAATCAGCAATAAGCTGGGCATTCCTTTTCATCTTTACCCTACTGACACTTATTCTAAAAGTCTGGCTGAAGTAAAAGCAGGGCATTGCGACATTATTGTCGCTGAAGTTGCCACCGACGAAAAACGTCAGGACTTTCTGTTTACCATCCCTTACTTCACTTCACATCGTGCACTTGCAACCAATATGGATACTCCGTTCGTTGATGATCTCAATAACCTCGCACAGGAAACGATCGGTGTGCTTCGTGATTCTCCAGCTTCGGAAATTATGCCAAAGCTCTATCCTCATTTAGACTTCAGAGCTTTTGACTCAACGGAAGAAGGGTTAAAGAAGGTAGAAAGCAAAGAAGTTTATGGTTTTATAAGTGTATTGGGCTCGCTGGTCTACATCATTCAAGAGCACAATATCATCAATGTGAAAATTGGTGGGGTGCTACCTTCAAACGCAAAACTCTCTATTCTGGTTAACCGCGACCATCCTCAGCTGGTGGAGTTGTTTAATTTCGCAATCAATGAAATTACACCTTTAGATCGAAAAGAGATTTTTGAGCGCTGGTTCCCGGTGAAGTACGAAACTGGCTTCGAATGGGGTCTATTCTGGTGGGTCGTATCGGCTATTTTAGTTTGTTCAATTTTTACTGTGGGTATGTTCTACCACTGGAATTTGAGGCTGAAGCGAGAGATTAAGCGTCGCCGGAGTGCGGAAAAGAAAGCAACAAAACTAGCCATGAGCGACCCTCTGACCAAGCTGGCGAACCGCATCCGTTTCAATGATGACTTAAAAATGGCGCTGGAACTTGCTCAGGTTCAAGAGCGCCACATCACACTCGCCATTCTTGATTTGGACGACTTCAAGCCTGTGAATGACGAGTATGGTCATCCCATTGGCGATGAGTGCCTCAAGATAGTGGCGGACCGATTGTTGAAGCAGTGTAGGAACCAAGACACGGTCGCTCGTTTGGGTGGTGATGAGTTTGCCATTATCTACAGTGGTCCAGTAAGCCGAGAGTATTTACCTGTGATGGCAGAACGGCTGATTGAATCTGTTGGGCAGCCCATTTTTGTGGACGGTATTGAGATTCAGGTTGGGTTATCGATAGGTTACGCATTCTATCCAGAACATAGTGACAGCTGCGATTCACTTATCCGCCACGCTGATGAAGCGCTGTACGTGGCGAAGAATATGGGTAAGAACAAATTCCGTATTTACGAGCCTGATGCCAAAAAAAAGTCTAGGGTTGCCGTTTCTGTAGAGAAAACGTCGATGACGACAACCAGCTGA
- the clcA gene encoding H(+)/Cl(-) exchange transporter ClcA: MENPSEKPDFRNHRSGVMRRFLANHQSSLPILLLAVFVGLLAGLLCTFFDIAIDWVITQRSECSKAHGEMSLLTIVTVVLSSALLSAFSFLLVKKVSPEAAGSGIPEIEGALDGLRPVRWWRVIPAKFFGGIGAIGAGLVLGREGPSVQMGSSVGRMVTDIFRLNDDESRHTLVASGAAAGLAAAFNAPLAGIMFVVEEMRPQFRYNLISIKSVMIAAVVATITYRYFQGQDAMIPLPAHTDVPLEALGLFLILGLMFGGFGVLFNRMVIWSMDGFERLHRHETKRFIGIGAALGAMFGVMIIFVPRLTGAGESLITDAVGGSFTLSMLLLLFMARTVTTLACFCSGAPGGVFAPMLALGTLFGTCFGAACMLVFPDFDITIGMFAVAGMGALFAATVRAPITGILLVIELTHNYELILPLLITSLGATMTAQAMGGKPLYSQLLQRTLSKQKATESAEAENTST, translated from the coding sequence ATGGAAAACCCAAGTGAGAAACCGGACTTTAGAAATCATCGATCGGGAGTGATGCGTCGATTTCTCGCCAACCATCAAAGCTCGCTTCCCATTCTTTTGCTTGCAGTATTTGTTGGCCTGCTAGCAGGGCTACTCTGCACTTTCTTCGATATCGCCATTGATTGGGTCATTACACAGCGCAGTGAATGTTCAAAAGCCCACGGCGAAATGTCGCTGCTGACTATAGTAACTGTTGTGCTCAGTAGCGCTTTACTCTCTGCATTCAGTTTCCTTTTGGTAAAGAAAGTCTCTCCAGAAGCAGCGGGTTCTGGGATCCCTGAAATAGAGGGCGCACTTGATGGGCTTCGTCCCGTTCGTTGGTGGCGGGTAATTCCAGCGAAGTTCTTTGGCGGTATAGGCGCCATTGGTGCTGGGCTGGTTCTGGGGCGTGAAGGGCCTTCAGTGCAGATGGGCTCCAGCGTTGGCAGAATGGTCACTGATATATTTCGGCTCAATGATGATGAAAGTCGCCACACTTTAGTGGCTTCAGGGGCTGCCGCAGGCTTAGCCGCAGCCTTTAACGCACCACTCGCAGGCATTATGTTTGTCGTTGAAGAAATGCGCCCTCAGTTTCGCTACAACCTGATTTCGATTAAGTCCGTCATGATTGCAGCAGTTGTCGCGACCATTACCTACCGATATTTTCAGGGCCAAGATGCGATGATCCCCTTACCAGCACATACTGATGTGCCATTAGAAGCCCTGGGACTTTTTTTGATTCTGGGACTCATGTTTGGTGGTTTTGGCGTACTGTTCAATCGAATGGTGATTTGGAGTATGGACGGGTTTGAGCGCCTGCACCGACATGAGACTAAACGCTTTATCGGCATTGGCGCTGCACTCGGCGCCATGTTTGGTGTGATGATCATTTTTGTACCACGGTTAACTGGCGCAGGAGAAAGCCTGATCACAGATGCTGTTGGAGGGTCGTTTACGCTTTCTATGCTTTTACTACTATTCATGGCACGAACAGTCACCACCCTCGCATGTTTTTGTTCTGGCGCACCCGGTGGTGTTTTCGCCCCTATGCTCGCGCTTGGAACGCTGTTCGGTACCTGTTTTGGTGCCGCCTGTATGTTGGTGTTTCCCGATTTCGATATCACTATCGGGATGTTTGCTGTTGCAGGAATGGGGGCACTGTTTGCCGCTACCGTTCGCGCACCCATCACCGGAATACTTCTAGTGATCGAGCTCACCCATAACTATGAGCTTATCCTCCCTCTTTTGATTACGTCTCTCGGTGCAACCATGACGGCGCAGGCCATGGGCGGAAAACCGCTCTACAGTCAGCTATTACAACGTACCCTGAGTAAGCAAAAAGCGACCGAAAGCGCTGAAGCTGAAAATACGTCGACGTAA
- a CDS encoding LysR family transcriptional regulator: MAQLSSFSKAADSMGVSKGLVSRHIRALESELSCRLFFRTTRSVVLTEPGKELFSAAQQIDTISQKAAQSINMLTQDGYGYIRFTAPDALGPLIAKSALPAFAKENPNIHLELDFTTDIKDVEFGESDVALRSQKALPDNLVAKDIGALKDVLVCSPSLVNRHPINTLSDLLNVPCLKSSFDSSWNDWSLHSEDGQRVQLAAHGQYSSSSYEGLISLAMGGLGIACIPLALVEKSLADGSLVRILPNWSASQHHLHLVYTHQRFYPKKLREFIDAVMEWRKNKHHWFTD; the protein is encoded by the coding sequence GTGGCTCAATTAAGTAGCTTTTCAAAAGCAGCAGATTCAATGGGCGTATCGAAAGGACTTGTCTCAAGGCACATTCGTGCTTTGGAGAGTGAACTGTCATGCAGGCTGTTCTTCAGGACAACACGTTCCGTCGTACTTACAGAACCCGGAAAAGAACTCTTCAGCGCCGCACAGCAAATCGACACGATCTCCCAGAAAGCGGCGCAAAGTATCAACATGTTGACTCAAGACGGCTATGGCTACATCCGTTTTACTGCACCGGATGCGCTAGGTCCTCTTATTGCCAAATCAGCCCTTCCCGCCTTTGCCAAAGAGAATCCCAACATACACTTAGAACTGGATTTCACTACGGACATCAAAGATGTGGAATTTGGTGAGTCTGACGTGGCGCTGAGATCTCAAAAAGCCCTACCTGACAACCTAGTTGCGAAAGATATTGGCGCTTTGAAAGACGTGCTGGTTTGCTCACCTTCGTTGGTTAATCGTCACCCAATAAATACTTTGAGTGATCTTCTCAACGTACCTTGCCTGAAAAGCTCATTTGATTCATCTTGGAATGATTGGTCATTGCATTCTGAAGACGGGCAAAGGGTTCAACTCGCTGCTCATGGGCAATACTCCAGTTCAAGTTATGAGGGGCTCATATCACTGGCAATGGGAGGCTTGGGAATCGCCTGTATTCCTCTGGCCTTGGTTGAGAAATCACTGGCAGATGGCAGTCTCGTTCGTATCTTACCGAATTGGTCTGCCAGTCAGCATCATTTGCATCTCGTCTATACACATCAGCGTTTCTATCCGAAGAAGCTCAGGGAGTTTATTGATGCCGTGATGGAGTGGCGTAAAAACAAACATCACTGGTTTACTGACTGA
- the ribB gene encoding 3,4-dihydroxy-2-butanone-4-phosphate synthase: protein MNQTHASLLSGTPFERVEAALEALRLGKGVLLLDDEDRENEGDIIYSVDHLTTQQMALMIRECSGIVCLCLPEEQADRLELQPMVANNNSANQTAFTVSIEAKVGVTTGVSAADRVTTIKTASNPDAKPSDLARPGHVFPLRARKGGVLVRRGHTEGTIDLMQMAGLSPAGVLCEVQNEDGSMAKAPEIVEFGKKHDMPVLTIEDMVQYRLTSAEKIA from the coding sequence ATGAATCAGACTCACGCATCTCTACTTTCTGGCACCCCATTTGAGCGCGTTGAAGCGGCGCTTGAAGCACTGCGTTTGGGTAAAGGCGTTTTGCTTCTCGACGACGAAGATCGCGAAAATGAAGGTGACATCATTTATTCTGTAGACCACCTAACCACTCAGCAAATGGCACTCATGATCCGCGAATGCTCTGGTATCGTGTGCCTGTGCCTGCCTGAAGAACAAGCTGACAGGCTGGAACTTCAGCCAATGGTGGCCAATAACAACAGCGCCAATCAGACCGCTTTTACCGTTTCCATTGAAGCGAAAGTGGGCGTCACAACCGGCGTTTCTGCGGCTGACCGCGTCACTACTATCAAGACCGCCTCGAACCCAGATGCGAAACCTTCTGATCTGGCACGTCCCGGCCACGTATTCCCGCTTCGCGCCCGTAAAGGCGGTGTTCTTGTCCGTCGTGGTCACACCGAAGGCACTATCGATTTAATGCAAATGGCTGGCCTTTCCCCTGCCGGTGTTTTGTGTGAGGTGCAGAATGAAGATGGTTCCATGGCAAAAGCGCCAGAGATCGTCGAGTTCGGTAAGAAGCATGACATGCCAGTTCTGACCATTGAAGACATGGTTCAATACCGCCTGACGTCAGCGGAGAAGATCGCCTAA
- a CDS encoding BCCT family transporter has product MKKHFELIDKPTFFGALGLLFSVIVPLLVWPDQGAEWIAIAKTFMTDKLGFMYLALGIAAFFFMAYIVFSDIGQIKLGDADEKPEFATGSWAAMLFCGGIGASILYWGTIEWAYYYQNPPFQLQAGSEEAVRWAATYGIFHWGPIAWSIYLIPAIPIAYFFYVRKQPVLKVSAALMPVIGEARSHGKLGKFIDVLFIFGLLGGAATTLGLAAPLINEGISYLFGIPSTTVTQIGVLLLCTALFAYSSYKGMDEGIKVLSNINFWGALGLLAFVLFAGPTLFMLETGLDSIGRMLSNFFVMATWAEPFGGYGTFEDTHFPQDWTIFYWAWWLVFAPSMGLFVARISRGRTIKQMVSGSIFFGSLGCALYFMILGNFGLSLQLSGQLDVVSILNEKGATTAIFAILEQLPMSTVVIAVFTVLCIIFTATTFDSISFILASVVQNNVTEDPLRWNRLFWAFTLSVMPSILMFMGGLATLQTAAIVGGLPLLVIAVMLMLSGVKAATLDLAHQEGYEDPTINIEEFPEVDPWSREGMAMAKFERLKDEAITAANEEREKLDAIWDLKKNIRAEALSRGETGMELGDAPQEQLDEIQRLTDEAMAAKEHKLQASEAAQQARIEFNELMREKKRLEQEAEEQMA; this is encoded by the coding sequence ATGAAAAAACACTTTGAGCTCATCGACAAGCCGACTTTTTTCGGCGCGTTGGGGCTGCTGTTTTCTGTCATCGTTCCATTGCTGGTTTGGCCTGACCAAGGCGCAGAGTGGATTGCGATTGCAAAAACCTTTATGACCGACAAGCTGGGCTTTATGTATCTGGCTCTTGGTATCGCTGCCTTCTTTTTTATGGCTTACATCGTTTTCAGCGATATCGGACAAATCAAACTTGGTGACGCAGACGAGAAACCAGAGTTTGCGACCGGCTCTTGGGCTGCGATGCTTTTCTGTGGCGGTATCGGTGCCAGTATCCTTTACTGGGGTACTATCGAGTGGGCTTACTACTATCAAAACCCTCCTTTCCAACTGCAGGCTGGCAGTGAAGAAGCCGTTCGTTGGGCAGCGACCTACGGTATTTTCCACTGGGGGCCAATTGCTTGGTCTATTTACCTGATCCCAGCTATTCCAATTGCTTATTTCTTCTACGTTCGCAAGCAGCCTGTACTGAAAGTATCTGCTGCGCTGATGCCAGTGATTGGTGAAGCACGCAGCCACGGTAAGCTGGGCAAGTTCATTGATGTACTGTTCATCTTTGGTCTTTTAGGTGGTGCCGCAACCACATTGGGTCTGGCTGCACCATTGATCAACGAAGGTATCAGCTACCTGTTTGGCATTCCTTCTACCACAGTGACTCAAATCGGTGTTCTACTGCTTTGTACCGCGCTGTTCGCCTACTCGTCTTACAAAGGTATGGATGAGGGTATCAAGGTTCTGAGCAACATTAACTTTTGGGGTGCACTTGGTCTGTTGGCATTCGTCCTGTTTGCTGGTCCAACGCTGTTCATGCTGGAGACCGGTTTGGACTCCATCGGTCGTATGCTGTCAAACTTCTTCGTGATGGCGACTTGGGCAGAACCGTTTGGTGGCTACGGCACGTTTGAAGACACCCACTTCCCGCAGGATTGGACGATTTTCTACTGGGCATGGTGGCTAGTATTTGCGCCAAGTATGGGCTTGTTCGTGGCGCGTATTTCGCGTGGCCGTACCATCAAACAGATGGTATCGGGTTCTATCTTCTTCGGCTCTCTGGGCTGCGCCCTTTACTTCATGATCTTGGGTAACTTTGGCCTGTCGCTGCAACTTTCAGGTCAGTTAGATGTTGTCTCAATCCTGAATGAGAAAGGCGCAACGACAGCGATTTTCGCTATCCTTGAGCAACTGCCAATGAGCACTGTGGTTATCGCTGTGTTCACGGTTCTATGTATCATTTTTACCGCGACCACGTTCGATTCCATCTCGTTCATTTTGGCCTCTGTGGTACAGAACAACGTGACTGAAGACCCGCTACGTTGGAACCGTCTGTTCTGGGCATTTACTCTGTCTGTGATGCCTTCCATCCTGATGTTTATGGGTGGCCTTGCAACGCTGCAAACAGCGGCAATCGTCGGCGGCCTACCTCTACTGGTTATCGCTGTCATGCTGATGCTCTCCGGTGTGAAAGCGGCAACGCTCGACTTGGCACACCAGGAAGGCTATGAAGACCCAACCATCAATATCGAAGAGTTTCCTGAGGTGGATCCTTGGTCTCGTGAAGGTATGGCTATGGCAAAGTTTGAACGACTGAAAGACGAAGCGATCACTGCAGCAAACGAAGAGCGTGAGAAGCTGGATGCAATCTGGGACCTCAAGAAAAACATCCGTGCAGAAGCATTGTCACGAGGCGAAACAGGTATGGAATTGGGCGATGCTCCCCAAGAGCAGCTGGATGAAATCCAACGCCTGACTGACGAAGCCATGGCCGCTAAAGAACATAAACTTCAGGCTTCTGAAGCAGCGCAACAAGCGCGTATTGAGTTCAATGAACTGATGCGTGAGAAGAAGCGTTTAGAGCAAGAAGCGGAAGAGCAAATGGCGTAA